TCCGATAGTCGCCCATGGGTTTGACCGAGGTGCCGTGAAGGGGCGAGGCTTTCCCGGACAAGACCGGCTGAATACTGACCGGTTGCTTTTCTGGGCTTGGTAGCGTTGAGGGGTTTGCGGGTTCTGACGGTAAGGTGGCTCGGGCCGGTGGCTCCGGCCTGGACACTTTTTTCAGTCGACTGTCGAGTTTGGCCGTTTGGGCCGTGAGGTTGGCGATGTCGATATCGATTCCGTTCGTGCCGGGAACAGTCGTTGTGGGTTCTGGCCGCTTTTCGACAGTCACGATGGAACTCTTGTTGGCACTGCTACTTGAAAACTGACTGCTTCCAGCGGTCGGAACTTCCGCTTCGTCGTTCAACGGGATGAACATGGGAGTAATACGTCTTTTTCCATCGGCAGTCTTGGTTTCGATTTGTTTGAGAATTGGCCGCTGGCTTTCCTGACTAGTGGACGATTGGAACCCAGATGATGGCGGTGGCTTGGGGATTGAGCTTACTAATGTAGTGGCAGCTTGGCTTTGCTGTGGCTGAGGTATCAAGGTCGGCGCGGTCAGTTTACTCTGAGACACGTCCAGCAATTCTGCATTCTCAATTAGGGAATCCTTCCCGGTTTGACCATTCAGATCCAAGGTGATATTCTTCCCGTACATCCGCTGGTACAAACTGTTGCGATCGTCCTCGGACAAAGGAGTCCCGAGTTCCTCGGCGCTGAACTGAAGACAAGCCACGTGGCCATCTCCGCTGCAAGCCAGAAGGATGTATCCGTTGTGACTCCAGCTCAGATCCAGGATCGAATCTTGGAAGAGATCGTGTATCACCACAAGTGGCCGCTGCAAGGCAGTCAACCACACCGAGAGGCTCTTGTCCCGGGATCCAACCGCCAGGCAACAATACTGTTGGGATTTGTTCGTCTTTGGGGCCATTCTTTGCAGGATCGCATTGTGGAACCGAACGCAAGTGACCGCTTTCCTGTGGCCTACGAAATCCTTATCGCACTTCCAACCGTCCCGTTCGATGATTTGTGCCGTAGGACCTCCTCCATTCATGGCATGTGCCGAAACCAGGTACTGGCCATCCGGGGACCAGGACAGCCTCAGAATATGCGTAGTTCCGCCGCATTCCTCAAACGGTTCCGTCACCGTTTTGAACAGCGAAAAGTTCGAAGTTTTCCATATCTTCAATGTTTTGTCGTCGCTCTGCGAGGCAACAAACTTCCCGACCGGATCCCAGGTCACTCCCTTGACCAATCCGGTGTGGCCCTTCATGACTTGGACGATCGATGGGAATTCTTTCGCGTCCCAAATGATGACCGTATTGTCCACACTGCTGCTGGCAATGTACTGATCCTGTGGGGACCAAGCCAAGTCCAAAACGTCCCCCGAATGGCCTCGCAGCGTGGCAATGCACCGCCAATGTTCCGCCGTTTTGGCTGATCCAAAAGAACTTCCTCCCCCAGCGGATTTCTTCCATATCATGATCAGTTTATCATCCGCACAGGAAGCCAGCATGGTTCCGCTTCCGCTCCATCGAACACAATTCACACAGGCCAGGTGATTGTCCATCTGGCACAGCATCCGTGGCACTTTCTTATCCTTTTCCGCATCTTCGCTTATCACCGGGGCCATGTTCCAGATCACGACCCGGCCGGAATCATTGCCCTGACCACCGGTGGCGAACTTCTCCCCACCCGGATGGATGTCGATGGAAAAAATTGCTTTTTCTAAAAAACATTAAGCATTCTTTAGGACATACTTTCAAATTAAGAACCTTCTCCATTGATTACCATCGTGATGGACCCAATTCGGTTGCAAGATTTTCATGTTGAATGCTGATGACGAAGTTTTGGAACACAAATTTCCCAACTAATCACACACTGTTTCTCATAGTTTTTGCATTGCAAGTCTGATACATTACTTAACCGATAAGTTACACTACCTTTACTGCATTATTCTAACGAATTTCTACActaaattgaagaaaaatgtttGCAATTTGCGGCAAACACACAATTTCGGAGTGGAAAAAGCGACAAAACATAATGCCGAAAAGCGCCATAAACACAGCTTGTGCTATCGGGCATCGTAACGCCAGGCAAGGCGGCGAGGCGTTATTCATATTGAGTGCCTTGCGGGGTTGCACGCTATACACTGTAAACCTGGCATTACCCTTTAAAGTGTAAAAAGTACCCACTATTTTCTGATATATGAAACTGTCAAAATAAAgagtagttcaaaattttgcatagTGGGTAATTTTTGCCCATTTGTAAGTTCCAATGGTTTACCCTTTAATGAGTGAAAACATTCTTAAGATATTTTGGCGGAAGCTGTTCTTTATAAACTATAGTTCGTATTGTAACTGGAGTCGCGTCTGGGTCGCTGATAATGGAGAAGTGTCTAGATTTACAGGTGAGTACAAAAATCGGAAAACATTATCCATCTCATTTAAAGATACGCTGTTGTTTTTACAGAATGGATATGAGAACCAAAAACTTCGTTGCTGTTCGTTCAGTCAGGACCATGATACCAGATAGGAAACTGCGGCTAAACGCCGAGAGCCGGTCGTGACACGCAGCATCCCCCGCAGCAGAAATTTTAATTTACTTTTATGTATAACAAAAGCAATATTTATTGAACCTAATAAAGTGCAAAACTGCTGTTTTTTTGTCCcttattcattattattattgttaataAATTGATTTCAAATTGTTATTATAAGTCGTGAAACTagaaacagagtaaaatttactctctTTCCTAACTGAATTCATTTCGAATAgtgggtaaaatttactcgtcagtttgacgtacaagccgtttactctttaatgggtacaggccctttactctttttatgagttaaactagtttctctcaaagagggtacttttttaccctttaaagggtactttagtCTTACAGTGTATTAAATCTACGGAGAGCTCATTTTACAGTACCAGAATAACGGCGTAACTGACAAATATATTTAAACATATTCACACACCATGATACAATTTTCTTGAAATCAGTTCCATACTGATATTTGTCTTCATTCAAGAtagccttggaataattttcttgacatcttgtaggaatgattatttttttgatcaattttaagCGACTATTCTGCCGTGAATCATAAGTCAGTCCCACACTGAAATAAATCAATGAGAATATTTTATTGGATATTTCATATGAGATCGACTCCGTGCTGAACTTGTATGTATTATATGTGTAACTGTTTAGGTTCACCTGcgatcaaataaaaataacaaaaagtagAGCCATTTTGGATCATATGCGTATACTATATGTTCAGCACTAGCTTTACATATAACTTTGATAGATCCACCTCTGTGGTGtttacctgagagagactcgcgaagaggaaaaatatcaacgtcatatgcagcccagattcggctgtcatgaaacgtcaaatgcagcccgtcgtttttatggctgaaaaagtggaaaagtattgtatttaaaATAAAGTATTTTGTAAAACCAAAATCAGTGgatcagtttttccaaagatactgataaatctaaacacaataCTAGTTATTAATAATGTCAGCTACGTTCGCTGGCacgaaattttactcaaaatgccgtttatgcttcggtgtgatgcaaacgcaatagttttttgCCTAGATGAtcatgtgagagcttgaacggcttgcgcaagaaTGATATAtaaacactgagtggaataagaaacaaactcagcaatcgcagaaaaagaagaacgtctccgcgagtctcgtctcaggtgcttactacccggtcaaccagtcagtgattttcgatagcgatcgatatagattcgttttgaaccgttagcgatcgccatcgttggttaAAGATCTATAAaaaattatgaagactggttggtcgggtatATGCATGTTCGTCATATCGATAGTATAATTTCAGCACTACAGCAGTGGAAGTAAATTTACAAAATGGTGAAAAACAAAAGTTCCGAACTTGGCTGTACGCACCACCCTAAGCGAGTATATATGCAGTGGTAGCCCAATTGGTAACAAGCTACCAGTCACAATGAACGTTGTCAGGAAAAGTGGAATGAAGGAATGTATGAATGAAAACAAACGTAAAAAAGAATAATGTATAGTAGATATTTCGGTATTTCAAACGATTAAAGTGTAGATAGTTTTAAGGGATAATTGAAAAGTGtcagaatattgaatttatgtaAGTAGAATTAACTAAATATCAAAGGAATTGTATGAAGAAGATATTTTCTAGATCGAAGCGAGAATTCTACAAGGGCTCCTACAGCAACAGAGCAACTTGAACTGAATCGAGAAACTTAAGTGCCATTGAAATATCCTTAAATTTAAGTATAATAATTAAATATATTTAGTTTCAAGCTGTTGAACAATTTGAACgctgctgtgaaaattttagtttcgaACTGTGGTCCGAACAATCTTGAATATTATATACAATGCCTGGATCGGATCAAAATCTTGAAGAGATTAACAATAGTTGTGCAGGATGCCGCCGTTCTGAGTTTGGTGAAGATGATAGAATGATTTGCCATCAATGCAAAAGATGTTACCATTGTGCATGTGCGGGTGTAACAGCAGAGCATAAGTATGTTGATTGGTCTTGCCATGAGTGCTTGGATCCAGCAGTGGATAACGATTTGCAATCTAGCTTGGAAGAAGAGCTCCGAAAGCTCGAAAAGGATTTAGAGAGGGAGAAACGGGCCATGCAATTGGAAAAGGTTCTGCACAAGAAGCGGCTCGAACATAAACAGAAGATTTTTCTCATGCGAAGACAAGctg
The nucleotide sequence above comes from Aedes aegypti strain LVP_AGWG unplaced genomic scaffold, AaegL5.0 Primary Assembly AGWG_AaegL5_hic_scaff_1347_PBJ_arrow, whole genome shotgun sequence. Encoded proteins:
- the LOC110680421 gene encoding LOW QUALITY PROTEIN: protein HIRA homolog (The sequence of the model RefSeq protein was modified relative to this genomic sequence to represent the inferred CDS: inserted 2 bases in 2 codons; substituted 2 bases at 2 genomic stop codons) — its product is MKILQPNWVHHDEKAIFSIDIHPGGEKFATGGQGNDSGRVVIWNMAPVISEDAEKDKKVPRMLCQMDNHLACVNCVRWSGSGTMLASCADDKLIMIWKKSAGGGSSFGSAKTAEHWRCIATLRGHSGDVLDLAWSPQDQYIASSSVDNTVIIWDAKEFPSIVQVMKGHTGLVKGVTWDPVGKFVASQSDDKTLKIWKTSNFSLFKTVTEPFEECGGTTHILRLSWSPDGQYLVSAHAMNGGGPTAQIIERDGWKCDKDFVGHRKAVTCVRFHNAILQRMAPKTNKSQQYCCLAVGSRDKSLSVWLTALQRPLVVIHDLFQDSILDLSWSHNGYILLACSGDGHVACLQFSAEELGTPLSEDDRNSLYQRMYGKNITLDLNGQTGKDSLIENAELLDVSQSKLTAPTLIPQPQQSQAATTLVSSIPKPPPSSGFQSSTSQESQRPILKQIETKTADGKRRITPMFIPLNDEAEVPTAGSSQFSSSSANKSSIVTVEKRPEPTTTVPGTNGIDIDIANLTAQTAKLDSRLKKVSRPEPPARATLPSEPANPSTLPSPEKQPVSIQPVLSGKASPLHGTSVKPMGDYRIQVTNGAVKTGYGPLGKVVANLLSLPRADKKLWETVVGSPVSSFSVSRKYVLLCTMDGSIRFLDILNGSPVLPIISLTSPVVHSTFSSDSRLGAVLTENCTLRVWDLNEQCIFLKGSCQDIMGTSYASLLHVSDQGVPFIILSNGSSFXYSKKLESWLITNSTDPIMRHGLMTTKLGSTARNLKAFPLATVQSFCNFQPVTPGSFLDKXVCYYRLXMNSFQTISIQLSFVENQIKIAETINSPLEMKHWYLMLGFQLAQHGTEXKIRQVLDSLMGSPFPSASDAPKESILGIPKHTLLEEILSQLKMEPKWQRIYMEYTDQLKRFQSQQESSGDDVDMRPLAEGQIEKLQPL